The following proteins come from a genomic window of Mycobacterium sp. DL:
- a CDS encoding nicotinate phosphoribosyltransferase yields MLAAALRDGTAHRRATFEVFARRLPEGRRYGVTAGTARFVEALQAFVFDTAALDSLKDFLDADTLEYLAGYRFAGDIDGYPEGEVYFPGSPVLSVHGTFAECVLLETLALSIFNHDTAIASAAARMVSAADGRPLIEMGSRRTHEWAAVAAARAAYLAGFTGTSNLEANRRYGVPALGTSAHAFTLLHTVAGTTQSDWEKAAFAAQVDALGVGTTLLVDTYDITAGVANAVEVAGPQLGAVRIDSGDLGVLTRQVRDQLDRLGATDTRIVVSGDLDEFAIAALRAEPVDIYGVGTSVVTGSGAPTASMVYKLVEVDGIPVEKRSSHKESHGGRKRALRLAKASGTVVEEVVYPALQPPPTTSELTSRQLTTPLVRGGEPITDLDLGPARERVAKALHSLPWDGLKLSKGDPAIPTRMIPPTRSGG; encoded by the coding sequence ATGCTCGCCGCGGCCCTGCGGGACGGCACCGCGCATCGTCGGGCTACGTTCGAGGTCTTCGCCCGCCGGCTACCCGAGGGGCGTCGCTACGGCGTCACCGCCGGCACCGCCCGGTTCGTGGAAGCGTTGCAGGCGTTCGTGTTCGACACCGCCGCGCTCGACTCACTGAAGGACTTCCTGGACGCCGACACGCTGGAGTACCTGGCCGGATACCGGTTCGCCGGCGACATCGACGGCTACCCGGAGGGTGAGGTGTACTTCCCCGGCTCCCCCGTGCTGTCGGTGCACGGCACATTCGCCGAATGCGTGCTGCTCGAGACGCTGGCGCTGTCGATCTTCAATCACGACACCGCGATCGCCTCGGCCGCCGCCCGCATGGTCAGCGCCGCGGACGGACGCCCGCTGATCGAGATGGGCTCACGGCGCACCCACGAATGGGCGGCGGTGGCCGCGGCACGGGCCGCCTACCTCGCCGGGTTCACCGGCACGTCGAACCTCGAGGCCAATCGCCGCTACGGGGTACCCGCGCTGGGCACGAGCGCGCATGCCTTCACGCTGCTGCACACGGTCGCCGGCACCACACAGTCGGACTGGGAGAAGGCGGCGTTCGCGGCCCAGGTCGACGCACTTGGTGTGGGCACCACGTTGCTCGTGGACACCTACGACATCACCGCGGGCGTCGCCAACGCCGTCGAGGTCGCGGGCCCGCAGTTGGGGGCCGTGCGCATCGACTCCGGCGACCTGGGCGTGCTGACCCGACAGGTACGCGACCAACTCGACCGTCTGGGAGCCACCGACACCCGCATCGTGGTCTCCGGCGACCTGGACGAATTCGCCATCGCGGCGCTGCGCGCCGAGCCCGTCGACATCTACGGCGTCGGGACGTCGGTGGTCACCGGATCGGGCGCGCCCACCGCGAGCATGGTCTACAAACTCGTCGAGGTCGACGGTATCCCCGTCGAGAAACGCAGCAGCCACAAGGAATCCCACGGCGGCCGTAAGCGCGCGCTACGGCTGGCCAAGGCGTCGGGCACCGTCGTCGAGGAGGTCGTCTACCCGGCTCTGCAGCCGCCACCCACCACCTCCGAGCTCACCTCCCGGCAGCTGACGACCCCGCTGGTGCGCGGCGGCGAGCCGATCACCGACCTCGATCTGGGACCTGCGCGCGAGCGGGTCGCGAAGGCGTTGCACAGCCTGCCGTGGGACGGCCTGAAGCTGTCCAAAGGCGATCCGGCGATTCCGACGCGGATGATCCCGCCAACCCGCAGCGGCGGGTGA
- the clpS gene encoding ATP-dependent Clp protease adapter ClpS, producing the protein MVTPAKARPGTREDHDVATVPEEDVATDSPWVTLVWDDPVNLMTYVTYVLQKLFGYSEPHATKLMLQVHNEGKAVVSAGSRESMEVDVSKLHAAGLWATLQQDR; encoded by the coding sequence ATGGTCACGCCGGCGAAGGCCCGTCCGGGAACCCGCGAGGATCACGACGTCGCCACTGTTCCCGAAGAAGACGTCGCCACGGACTCTCCCTGGGTGACCCTGGTCTGGGATGATCCGGTGAATCTGATGACCTACGTGACGTACGTACTGCAGAAATTGTTCGGCTACAGCGAACCGCACGCGACGAAACTGATGCTGCAGGTCCACAACGAGGGCAAGGCAGTGGTGTCGGCGGGTAGTCGCGAGTCGATGGAGGTCGATGTGTCCAAGCTCCACGCCGCGGGTCTGTGGGCGACGCTGCAACAGGACCGTTGA